The Equus quagga isolate Etosha38 chromosome 12, UCLA_HA_Equagga_1.0, whole genome shotgun sequence genome includes a region encoding these proteins:
- the CALML5 gene encoding calmodulin-like protein 5 — protein sequence MAEKLSEEQVAEFKEAFSSVDKNGDGTINTQELGAVMQALGRSLSEDKLKELISRVDSDGDGVINFQEFLAEMVKRRKAWGSEQDLQGVFRAFDLDGDGHINVDELKQAIGKLGDEVSEEALEVMIRQADLDQDGKVSYEEFVRILTQK from the coding sequence ATGGCTGAGAAGCTGTCTGAAGAGCAGGTGGCCGAGTTCAAGGAGGCCTTCTCCAGTGTTGACAAGAATGGGGATGGCACCATCAACACCCAGGAGCTGGGCGCCGTGATGCAGGCCTTGGGCCGCAGTCTGTCGGAGGACAAGTTGAAGGAGCTCATCTCCAGGGTGGACTCTGATGGCGATGGCGTCATCAACTTCCAAGAGTTCCTGGCGGAGATGGTCAAGAGGAGGAAGGCCTGGGGCAGTGAGCAGGACCTGCAGGGGGTCTTCCGTGCCTTTGACCTGGACGGTGACGGCCACATCAACGTGGATGAGCTCAAGCAGGCCATAGGCAAGCTAGGGGATGAGGTTTCCGAGGAGGCGCTGGAAGTCATGATCCGCCAGGCTGACTTGGACCAGGACGGGAAGGTGAGCTACGAGGAGTTCGTGCGCATCCTCACCCAGAAGTGA